A portion of the Segatella copri DSM 18205 genome contains these proteins:
- a CDS encoding dicarboxylate/amino acid:cation symporter, whose translation MNNIGNRQPDNNAGCSKQKGVKNKQTQQLVLWIGALIVGAVLGIFGISWLDGLMNFIATVYTRLFQLLAVPTIALAVITTLASLGNQADTGKIFRHAITYTLLTTIAAAAVGLVLYNIVSPGNLPTALVQSGMADVPQKLGETSYYDHILGVIPNNIIKPFAEGNVLSILILAAAAGIALAKMPSSDKKEVVMKGLFGLQDLLFMLIHGLIWALPLGIVAFAAQLSAQFSAGIVMASLGKYVAVILGGNVIQFFIILPLFLLARGLNPVRTLGKMMPAVLMALFTKSSAATLPVTMQTAEDRLGVSNQVSRFVLPICTTINMNGCAAFILVTSLFLMQNGGMPLPWTTMILWLFISVISAVGNAGVPMGCYFLTLSLMSGINAPIGIMGIILPIYTIIDMIETAENVWSDSCVCAMVDRDLKRQKQ comes from the coding sequence ATGAATAATATTGGAAATAGACAGCCGGATAACAATGCTGGCTGCAGTAAGCAAAAAGGAGTGAAGAATAAGCAAACCCAGCAGCTGGTACTATGGATTGGCGCTTTGATAGTAGGCGCAGTCTTAGGTATATTCGGCATCAGCTGGCTGGATGGTCTGATGAACTTCATAGCCACGGTCTATACCCGCTTATTCCAGCTTCTGGCAGTACCAACCATAGCCTTGGCAGTTATCACAACCCTGGCATCCTTGGGCAACCAGGCAGATACCGGTAAGATATTCCGCCACGCCATCACCTACACCCTGCTCACGACGATAGCAGCTGCAGCAGTGGGACTGGTGCTCTACAACATCGTTTCTCCAGGCAATTTACCTACCGCCTTGGTACAGAGCGGTATGGCGGATGTTCCCCAAAAGCTGGGAGAAACCAGCTATTATGACCATATTCTTGGGGTAATACCCAACAACATCATCAAGCCGTTTGCCGAAGGAAATGTACTCTCTATATTGATTTTGGCGGCAGCAGCAGGTATTGCTTTAGCCAAGATGCCATCAAGCGATAAGAAAGAAGTCGTGATGAAGGGATTGTTTGGATTACAGGATCTGCTCTTCATGCTGATTCATGGATTAATCTGGGCTCTGCCTCTGGGTATCGTTGCCTTTGCAGCACAACTCTCAGCCCAATTCTCTGCGGGTATCGTGATGGCTTCTCTAGGAAAGTACGTAGCTGTTATCCTGGGAGGTAATGTCATTCAATTCTTCATCATCCTTCCGCTCTTCCTCTTGGCAAGAGGCTTGAATCCAGTGCGCACTTTGGGTAAGATGATGCCGGCAGTATTAATGGCTCTGTTTACAAAGAGTTCTGCTGCTACGTTGCCGGTGACGATGCAGACAGCAGAAGACAGACTGGGAGTTTCCAATCAGGTTTCCCGCTTCGTATTGCCTATCTGTACTACCATCAACATGAATGGTTGCGCTGCGTTTATCCTCGTAACCTCCTTATTCCTGATGCAGAATGGAGGAATGCCTTTACCTTGGACTACGATGATTCTCTGGCTCTTCATTTCAGTTATCTCAGCAGTGGGTAATGCAGGAGTACCGATGGGATGTTATTTTCTTACCCTATCTCTGATGTCCGGCATCAATGCTCCTATCGGCATCATGGGCATCATCCTGCCAATCTATACCATCATCGACATGATTGAAACGGCAGAAAACGTATGGTCTGATTCCTGTGTCTGTGCCATGGTGGATAGGGATTTGAAAAGACAGAAACAATAG